The Lepidochelys kempii isolate rLepKem1 chromosome 25, rLepKem1.hap2, whole genome shotgun sequence genome contains a region encoding:
- the SAXO5 gene encoding stabilizer of axonemal microtubules 5 isoform X1, whose translation MAATGQSLIPAPLTGIPFLKASHFQIGFDHRPQGNVVESPFRTDFPPLWGSYKPDPILLPNSKDVLNQDMDKAKETWSETHLAFPVRSLEPKPKVCPPESHLRMHADSQTKIFTSAARESYPWPDVILQRPASTRADYSKEEDHFPCGDKDKLKFLPSVYHFSYPAYEILEPIAKAPCVHLGGIPTIKGDRCSYFGTSYQAQFEGGWIPPVKTCGKSKSSIVFGDPRSSVSTSEEKHAYTLQDTRNHRVYNKECAAFQIHKTNITPGDGCTRFFTVTLESFPQRELAPMKVTCLSKPTSSIPKGDENLERGRERATTTTSRFFHTQLDLGEHPPQPDVPPWRQQSKVPLGDKHLNACFFSTTQHSDYQPPPESQRETSSSKSHHESHMPFNYPTGKGTVTTTQAMLVPHRQQALRPSEESLQQIKYSHLVPPWQGQRFFGTEHQDEFTPKYSGPVTICGGNFQVSSIPLGTLKKYNPQRRMVFAT comes from the exons ATGGCAGCCACTGGCCAGTCGTTAATCCCAGCCCCGCTCACAGGGATTCCCTTCCTAAAGGCCTCACATTTTCAGATAGGGTTTGACCACAGACCACAGGGAAACGTTGTTGAATCTCCTTTCCGCACTGATTTCCCTCCTTTATGGGGCAGTTACAAACCAGACCCAATTCTGCTTCCAAACTCCAAGGATGTTTTGAATCAGGATATGGATAAAGCCAAGGAAACCTGGTCAGAAACCCACCTGGCATTTCCAGTGAGATCCCTGGAACCAAAGCCCAAAGTCTGTCCACCAGAATCTCACCTCCGAATGCATGCAGATTCCCAGACCAAAATTTTCACCTCAGCTGCAAGGGAGAGCTACCCCTGGCCAGACGTGATTCTGCAGAGACCAGCCTCCACCAGAGCTGATTACAGTAAGGAGGAAGATCATTTTCCTTGTGGAGACAAAGATAAACTAAAGTTCCTGCCTTCTGTCTATCATTTTTCATACCCAGCATATGAGATACTCGAGCCCATTGCCAAAGCGCCATGTGTACATCTGG GAGGAATTCCCACAATTAAAGGTGATAGATGCTCCTACTTTGGCACGTCTTATCAAGCACAGTTTGAGGGTGGCTGGATCCCTCCTGTGAAGACCTGTGGAAAG AGCAAGTCTTCCATTGTGTTTGGAGACCCCAGGAGCAGTGTCAGCACCAGCGAGGAGAAACATGCCTACACTCTCCAGGACACGAGGAACCACAG AGTCTATAACAAAGAATGTGCTGCCTTCCAAATACACAAGACAAACATCACGCCAGGGGATGGTTGCACCAGATTCTTTACTGTGACATTGGAGTCGTTCCCACAGCGGGAGCTAG CGCCCATGAAAGTTACGTGTCTAAGCAAACCGACTTCATCGATCCCCAAAGGCGACGAAAACCTTGAGAGGGGTCGGGAGCGTGCGACCACCACCACTAGCCGATTCTTCCACACCCAG CTTGACCTGGGGGAACATCCACCTCAGCCAGATGTGCCACCGTGGAGACAACAAAGCAAAGTGCCCCTGGGTGACAAACATTTAAACGCCTGTTTCTTCAGCACGACGCAACACTCGGACTATCAGCCGCCACCCGAAAGCCAGAGGGAGACGTCCAGCAGCAAGAGCCACCATGAGAGCCACATGCCCTTTAATTATCCCA CAGGTAAAGGAACTGTCACGACCACGCAAGCTATGCTCGTCCCACACAGACAGCAGGCGCTCCGGCCCTCAGAAGAGTCACTGCAGCAG ATTAAATACTCTCACCTGGTCCCGCCATGGCAGGGCCAGCGCTTCTTCGGGACTGAGCATCAGGATGAGTTCACCCCCAAGTACAGCGGCCCTGTGACTATCTGCGGGGGGAACTTCCAAGTGAGCAGCATCCCCCTGGGCACCCTGAAGAAGTACAACCCCCAGCGGCGGATGGTCTTTGCAACATAA
- the SAXO5 gene encoding stabilizer of axonemal microtubules 5 isoform X2 — protein MAATGQSLIPAPLTGIPFLKASHFQIGFDHRPQGNVVESPFRTDFPPLWGSYKPDPILLPNSKDVLNQDMDKAKETWSETHLAFPVRSLEPKPKVCPPESHLRMHADSQTKIFTSAARESYPWPDVILQRPASTRADYSKEEDHFPCGDKDKLKFLPSVYHFSYPAYEILEPIAKAPCVHLGGIPTIKGDRCSYFGTSYQAQFEGGWIPPVKTCGKSKSSIVFGDPRSSVSTSEEKHAYTLQDTRNHRVYNKECAAFQIHKTNITPGDGCTRFFTVTLESFPQRELAPMKVTCLSKPTSSIPKGDENLERGRERATTTTSRFFHTQLDLGEHPPQPDVPPWRQQSKVPLGDKHLNACFFSTTQHSDYQPPPESQRETSSSKSHHESHMPFNYPSKGTVTTTQAMLVPHRQQALRPSEESLQQIKYSHLVPPWQGQRFFGTEHQDEFTPKYSGPVTICGGNFQVSSIPLGTLKKYNPQRRMVFAT, from the exons ATGGCAGCCACTGGCCAGTCGTTAATCCCAGCCCCGCTCACAGGGATTCCCTTCCTAAAGGCCTCACATTTTCAGATAGGGTTTGACCACAGACCACAGGGAAACGTTGTTGAATCTCCTTTCCGCACTGATTTCCCTCCTTTATGGGGCAGTTACAAACCAGACCCAATTCTGCTTCCAAACTCCAAGGATGTTTTGAATCAGGATATGGATAAAGCCAAGGAAACCTGGTCAGAAACCCACCTGGCATTTCCAGTGAGATCCCTGGAACCAAAGCCCAAAGTCTGTCCACCAGAATCTCACCTCCGAATGCATGCAGATTCCCAGACCAAAATTTTCACCTCAGCTGCAAGGGAGAGCTACCCCTGGCCAGACGTGATTCTGCAGAGACCAGCCTCCACCAGAGCTGATTACAGTAAGGAGGAAGATCATTTTCCTTGTGGAGACAAAGATAAACTAAAGTTCCTGCCTTCTGTCTATCATTTTTCATACCCAGCATATGAGATACTCGAGCCCATTGCCAAAGCGCCATGTGTACATCTGG GAGGAATTCCCACAATTAAAGGTGATAGATGCTCCTACTTTGGCACGTCTTATCAAGCACAGTTTGAGGGTGGCTGGATCCCTCCTGTGAAGACCTGTGGAAAG AGCAAGTCTTCCATTGTGTTTGGAGACCCCAGGAGCAGTGTCAGCACCAGCGAGGAGAAACATGCCTACACTCTCCAGGACACGAGGAACCACAG AGTCTATAACAAAGAATGTGCTGCCTTCCAAATACACAAGACAAACATCACGCCAGGGGATGGTTGCACCAGATTCTTTACTGTGACATTGGAGTCGTTCCCACAGCGGGAGCTAG CGCCCATGAAAGTTACGTGTCTAAGCAAACCGACTTCATCGATCCCCAAAGGCGACGAAAACCTTGAGAGGGGTCGGGAGCGTGCGACCACCACCACTAGCCGATTCTTCCACACCCAG CTTGACCTGGGGGAACATCCACCTCAGCCAGATGTGCCACCGTGGAGACAACAAAGCAAAGTGCCCCTGGGTGACAAACATTTAAACGCCTGTTTCTTCAGCACGACGCAACACTCGGACTATCAGCCGCCACCCGAAAGCCAGAGGGAGACGTCCAGCAGCAAGAGCCACCATGAGAGCCACATGCCCTTTAATTATCCCA GTAAAGGAACTGTCACGACCACGCAAGCTATGCTCGTCCCACACAGACAGCAGGCGCTCCGGCCCTCAGAAGAGTCACTGCAGCAG ATTAAATACTCTCACCTGGTCCCGCCATGGCAGGGCCAGCGCTTCTTCGGGACTGAGCATCAGGATGAGTTCACCCCCAAGTACAGCGGCCCTGTGACTATCTGCGGGGGGAACTTCCAAGTGAGCAGCATCCCCCTGGGCACCCTGAAGAAGTACAACCCCCAGCGGCGGATGGTCTTTGCAACATAA